The following proteins are co-located in the Billgrantia tianxiuensis genome:
- a CDS encoding MliC family protein, whose translation MSLRVLTSFRPALFLAGSLLLGGCAAPSGDGPRPTDQVASTAPLLPSSLFPGGAERFEAWRCTPQQDLVTAFGERELRLWSAHGAYRLTPAVVASGARYQQGDLSFWNKGGEAVVESANGKLDCRADMARTALTREQRPGVMFHGRGNEPGWNVNLAHDAPELKLVLDYGTREMTLPYRITGMDNANGRVALASAAAQQPFELRLEARACFDDMSGEPFPARVTLTFEGQTYRGCGQGIAP comes from the coding sequence ATGTCGCTTCGCGTCCTTACCTCTTTCCGCCCGGCTCTTTTCCTTGCCGGCTCGCTGCTGCTGGGCGGCTGTGCCGCGCCTTCTGGCGATGGACCGCGGCCCACCGACCAGGTCGCCAGCACGGCGCCGCTATTGCCCTCCTCGCTGTTCCCGGGCGGCGCCGAGCGCTTCGAGGCCTGGCGCTGCACGCCGCAGCAGGACCTGGTGACGGCCTTCGGCGAGCGCGAGCTGCGGCTGTGGTCCGCACATGGCGCCTATCGCCTGACGCCGGCGGTGGTAGCCAGCGGCGCGCGTTATCAGCAGGGTGACCTGAGCTTCTGGAACAAGGGTGGGGAGGCGGTGGTGGAGAGCGCCAACGGCAAGCTGGACTGCCGTGCCGACATGGCGCGCACGGCGCTGACGCGCGAACAGCGCCCCGGTGTGATGTTCCACGGGCGCGGCAACGAACCGGGCTGGAACGTCAATCTGGCCCACGATGCGCCAGAGCTGAAGCTGGTGCTCGACTACGGCACGCGGGAAATGACGCTGCCCTATCGAATCACCGGCATGGACAACGCCAACGGCCGGGTAGCGCTTGCCAGCGCCGCGGCACAGCAGCCCTTCGAGTTGCGCTTGGAAGCACGGGCCTGCTTCGACGACATGAGCGGCGAGCCCTTCCCGGCCCGGGTCACACTAACCTTTGAAGGGCAAACCTATCGGGGATGCGGCCAGGGCATCGCCCCTTAA